The proteins below come from a single Terriglobales bacterium genomic window:
- a CDS encoding response regulator has product MPVARRDRRKFPRRKTRESMLVITASGQRYRALCRDVSDGGVGAIVISADLDISERVSLEYYDAESAATRRKVPALVANRRGTRYGFVLLESLTSEVWSSLRRARYERLRKPPARAEAPTTALLIEDDTATLEFLRECLQGEGFHCVQADEGWAAAKEIQARAFDLILIGLRLPGPDALYLTKLARQSITNSKAHIVVVTGEDELGALSRAFAAGASCFLHKPLTRSRLLSVLTAFRLPNSRIALLG; this is encoded by the coding sequence ATGCCGGTGGCACGCCGCGATCGACGCAAATTCCCCAGGCGAAAGACGCGCGAGAGCATGCTGGTTATCACTGCCAGCGGCCAACGCTACCGCGCACTTTGCCGCGATGTCAGTGATGGCGGCGTCGGCGCAATCGTGATCAGCGCTGATTTGGACATCAGCGAACGCGTTAGTCTCGAATATTACGACGCTGAAAGTGCCGCTACTCGCCGCAAAGTCCCGGCATTGGTGGCAAACCGGCGCGGCACTCGCTACGGTTTTGTGCTGCTCGAATCGTTGACCAGCGAGGTCTGGTCGAGCCTTAGGCGCGCTCGATATGAGCGGTTGCGAAAACCTCCAGCCCGCGCCGAAGCCCCCACAACCGCTCTCCTCATAGAGGACGATACAGCAACCCTGGAGTTTCTTCGCGAATGCCTGCAAGGTGAAGGATTTCATTGTGTGCAAGCGGACGAAGGCTGGGCTGCAGCCAAAGAAATCCAGGCCAGAGCTTTCGACTTGATCTTGATCGGCCTTCGCTTACCTGGGCCTGACGCCCTCTATCTGACCAAGCTCGCCCGTCAGTCGATCACCAACAGTAAAGCTCACATCGTTGTTGTGACTGGGGAGGACGAACTGGGGGCGTTGTCGCGGGCCTTTGCTGCTGGCGCCAGCTGTTTCCTGCACAAACCGCTCACTCGTTCACGCCTGCTTTCCGTACTGACAGCATTCCGCCTGCCCAACTCTCGCATTGCCCTGCTAGGTTGA
- a CDS encoding hydantoinase B/oxoprolinase family protein, producing MPRRDPVELEIFKNLFHSIAEEMGAALRRTAFSPNIKERRDYSCAVFDAQGDVIAMGDHMPVHLGSMPMSVRAAIEQLQLGLGDVAMLNDPFRGGTHLPDITLVAPVFIGRRGEGNGRSQPLKRLPERKNNRAKPDFYVASRAHHADVGGTYPGSMGICREVYQEGFRVPPVKLIRGGTIDRDVLSLLLANVRTPGEREGDLSAQIASCHTGRVRLEEICSRYGLARVRRAAQDLLAYSEEIMRAFLALVPAGTYRAEDFLDDDGVSDQPVRIRASIAFRAAAPVGRYSASGKAGEKIVIIDFQGSDAQVAGSLNAVEAVTWSACFYVFRCLLSEDVPATAGLMRPIRVIAPAGTIVNPGPPAAVAGGNVETSQRIVDVLLRALAQALPQRIPAAASGTMNNLTVGGIDPRSGEPFAYYETVAGGMGARPSKAGVSGVHTHMTNSLNTPIEALEYAYPFRVTRYALRPGSGGIGKYRGGEGIIREIEVQVESEVTILSDRRKFAPYGLVGGGDGTLGESVIVRRNGAKEPLAGKSHVRLLPGERIRIETPGGGGWGSA from the coding sequence ATGCCTCGCCGCGATCCCGTCGAGCTTGAGATCTTCAAGAACCTATTCCACTCTATCGCCGAGGAGATGGGCGCCGCACTTCGCCGCACTGCCTTTTCTCCCAATATCAAAGAACGCCGCGATTATTCGTGCGCGGTATTCGATGCTCAGGGCGATGTGATCGCAATGGGCGATCACATGCCCGTTCATCTCGGCTCCATGCCCATGTCGGTACGGGCGGCAATCGAACAGCTGCAGCTGGGGCTGGGCGATGTGGCCATGCTCAACGATCCTTTCCGGGGCGGCACGCACTTGCCCGACATTACCCTGGTGGCTCCTGTTTTTATCGGCAGACGCGGCGAAGGCAATGGCAGGAGTCAACCACTGAAGAGACTGCCAGAGCGGAAGAATAATCGGGCTAAGCCTGACTTCTACGTCGCTTCGCGCGCGCACCACGCCGATGTTGGCGGGACCTATCCCGGCTCGATGGGGATTTGCCGGGAGGTGTATCAGGAAGGGTTTCGTGTTCCTCCGGTCAAGCTGATCCGTGGTGGGACGATTGACCGTGATGTCCTCTCATTGCTGCTGGCGAATGTGCGGACGCCTGGCGAGAGGGAAGGAGATCTGAGCGCACAAATCGCTTCCTGTCACACGGGCAGGGTGAGGCTGGAAGAGATCTGCTCCCGCTACGGGCTGGCGCGTGTACGCCGAGCTGCCCAGGATCTGCTGGCGTACTCTGAGGAGATCATGCGGGCGTTTCTGGCCCTGGTCCCTGCTGGCACCTATAGGGCGGAGGATTTTCTTGATGACGATGGAGTCAGCGATCAGCCGGTCCGCATTCGAGCCTCGATAGCCTTCCGAGCGGCTGCACCGGTTGGCCGCTATTCCGCTTCAGGCAAGGCTGGGGAGAAAATCGTAATTATTGATTTCCAGGGCAGTGATGCACAGGTTGCAGGCAGTCTCAACGCAGTGGAAGCGGTCACGTGGTCCGCCTGTTTCTATGTGTTTCGGTGCTTGCTATCGGAGGATGTTCCAGCGACAGCGGGATTGATGCGTCCCATCCGCGTGATTGCTCCCGCAGGGACGATAGTCAATCCTGGTCCTCCTGCCGCGGTGGCCGGCGGCAATGTCGAAACTTCGCAAAGAATTGTGGACGTTCTGCTGCGAGCGCTGGCCCAGGCGCTGCCACAGCGCATCCCGGCGGCCGCCTCGGGAACGATGAATAACCTGACGGTTGGTGGCATTGATCCGAGAAGCGGCGAACCTTTCGCGTACTATGAAACGGTCGCTGGGGGGATGGGGGCACGCCCCTCTAAGGCGGGAGTCTCGGGCGTGCATACCCACATGACAAACTCTCTAAATACACCGATAGAGGCGCTGGAATACGCGTATCCTTTCCGGGTAACCCGCTACGCCCTGCGGCCCGGCAGTGGCGGTATTGGAAAGTACCGGGGCGGGGAGGGCATCATCCGCGAGATTGAAGTGCAAGTCGAAAGCGAGGTTACGATTCTTTCTGATCGCAGGAAATTCGCGCCTTACGGTCTGGTGGGCGGAGGGGACGGCACTCTCGGAGAGTCTGTGATAGTGCGTCGAAACGGCGCGAAGGAACCCCTAGCGGGGAAATCGCATGTCCGGCTGCTTCCCGGAGAGCGCATCCGCATCGAAACTCCAGGCGGGGGCGGATGGGGGTCAGCCTGA
- a CDS encoding DUF1572 family protein, whose product MTDIAAHYLDEALRQLRGYKRLGDSAFAQLRDEEFFRTLDSESNSVAITVKHLAGNMRSRFTDFLTSDGEKPDRQRDQEFELSTGTTREEVMRWWEQGWAWVFDAINPLKPEDLGRTVTIRGEPHSVLQAINRQIAHYAYHVGQIVILAKHFRGRDWKSLSIPRGKSEEYNVRKAAKDPTARQEISATPAGSKE is encoded by the coding sequence ATGACCGACATTGCCGCTCACTATCTCGATGAGGCTCTTCGCCAACTGCGTGGCTACAAGCGTCTAGGGGACAGCGCTTTTGCGCAGCTCCGGGATGAAGAATTCTTTCGCACTCTTGATTCCGAATCGAACAGCGTGGCCATCACGGTGAAGCACCTGGCAGGCAACATGCGCTCCCGCTTCACCGATTTTCTCACCAGCGACGGCGAGAAGCCCGATCGCCAGCGCGACCAGGAGTTTGAGCTTTCCACTGGCACTACGCGCGAGGAAGTAATGCGATGGTGGGAACAGGGCTGGGCCTGGGTCTTCGATGCTATTAACCCTCTTAAGCCTGAAGATCTGGGGCGCACGGTGACCATTCGCGGCGAGCCGCACAGCGTGTTGCAAGCCATCAATCGACAAATCGCGCATTACGCCTACCACGTCGGGCAGATCGTTATCCTGGCAAAGCACTTCCGCGGGCGGGATTGGAAATCGCTGAGTATTCCCCGCGGCAAATCCGAGGAATATAACGTTCGCAAGGCCGCCAAGGACCCTACTGCGCGACAAGAGATCAGCGCAACTCCCGCGGGCTCGAAAGAGTGA
- a CDS encoding MerR family transcriptional regulator — translation MSTATRKSDNRKKGEEIDIPDKLYFRIGEVGRLCHLPPYVLRFWETEFPQLKPAKGSTGQRMYRRRDVEFVVRIRKLLYEDGYTIAGARHLLKAEGKPSKSQPALPFQAIVKQDGLRRVRQQLQEILSLLSTKSKVARPTAGRH, via the coding sequence ATGAGCACTGCCACCCGGAAATCCGACAACAGAAAAAAGGGCGAAGAGATCGATATTCCGGACAAACTTTATTTTCGAATCGGCGAAGTTGGCCGCTTGTGTCACTTGCCACCCTACGTTTTGCGTTTTTGGGAGACCGAGTTCCCTCAGCTCAAGCCTGCCAAGGGCAGCACTGGCCAGCGCATGTATCGGCGTCGGGATGTGGAATTCGTGGTACGAATTCGCAAGCTGCTGTACGAGGATGGCTACACTATCGCGGGCGCGCGTCATTTGCTCAAGGCGGAAGGCAAGCCGTCGAAGTCGCAGCCAGCCTTGCCCTTTCAAGCCATTGTCAAGCAGGATGGCCTGCGCCGAGTCCGTCAGCAGCTGCAGGAAATCCTTAGCCTGTTATCAACAAAGAGCAAAGTTGCTCGCCCAACTGCTGGACGCCATTAG
- a CDS encoding sigma-70 family RNA polymerase sigma factor: MMAAGKSAPTISRGEAEERLLVEAAQKDPTRFAELYEDNFERVYAFIRRRVRQREVAEDLTADVFHKALVHLPKFDWRGIPFSAWLLRIASNVIVDEWKRSRREVVEDPPEQAGGEVDVEELENRARLFRLVEQLPSDQGRVIAMRFADQKSIREIAHEIGRSEGAVKQLQFRGLKMLRTLWGSKHG; this comes from the coding sequence ATGATGGCGGCCGGCAAATCTGCACCGACGATCTCCCGCGGAGAAGCTGAGGAGCGCCTTCTTGTGGAGGCCGCGCAGAAGGATCCGACCCGTTTTGCCGAGCTCTATGAAGACAATTTTGAACGGGTTTATGCCTTCATTCGGCGGCGTGTCCGCCAGCGTGAGGTTGCGGAAGACCTTACGGCAGATGTGTTCCACAAAGCGCTGGTGCATCTTCCCAAGTTTGACTGGCGAGGCATTCCGTTTTCGGCATGGTTGCTGAGGATTGCTTCTAATGTGATTGTCGATGAATGGAAGCGCTCCCGCCGTGAGGTGGTGGAAGACCCTCCCGAGCAGGCAGGCGGCGAAGTCGATGTGGAGGAGTTAGAGAACCGTGCCCGCCTCTTTCGCCTGGTGGAGCAGCTCCCGTCTGATCAGGGGCGTGTAATCGCAATGCGCTTCGCCGATCAGAAAAGCATTCGTGAAATTGCTCACGAAATTGGACGCAGCGAAGGGGCAGTGAAACAGCTGCAATTTCGCGGGCTGAAGATGTTGCGCACTCTGTGGGGTAGCAAGCATGGCTAA
- a CDS encoding VOC family protein, translating into MAKRPLSEQLDELVQAMLDRPDSSPPQVDAKVAPLLPVLKELRELPRPSFKTQLKSDLQRRITMMTQSSAVTAEAKRTINHLPEGFHTVTPYLIVSGAARLMDFLKQAYGAQEKLRVPKPDGSIMHAEMRIGDSALELADGNEQHPPQAVALHFYVEDADAVYERALQAGATSSHVPVNQEYGDREASVKDPSGNSWYIATHQGARYIPEGLHSITPYLHPRGAAAMIDFLKQAFGAEEEARYQSPDGVIQHAKVRIGDSVIEMGEAHGEYQPVPATLHMYVQDCDALYERALGAGAKSLMAPKDEPYGDRASGVVDPFGNRWFIATHIKDVQF; encoded by the coding sequence ATGGCTAAGCGACCCTTGTCGGAACAACTCGATGAGCTGGTACAGGCGATGCTGGACCGCCCAGATTCCTCGCCTCCGCAAGTGGACGCCAAGGTAGCTCCGTTGCTGCCAGTGCTGAAGGAGTTGCGAGAGCTGCCACGCCCATCATTCAAAACCCAACTCAAGTCCGATCTGCAAAGGAGGATTACCATGATGACGCAATCATCGGCTGTAACTGCTGAGGCAAAGCGTACGATCAACCACCTACCCGAAGGTTTCCACACTGTGACGCCCTATCTGATAGTGAGCGGGGCAGCGCGACTGATGGATTTCCTGAAGCAAGCTTACGGTGCGCAAGAGAAACTGCGGGTGCCAAAGCCGGACGGCAGCATCATGCATGCCGAGATGCGGATTGGCGACTCTGCACTCGAGTTGGCGGACGGCAACGAGCAGCATCCGCCACAAGCGGTAGCCTTGCACTTCTATGTGGAGGATGCTGACGCGGTCTATGAGCGTGCATTGCAGGCGGGAGCTACGTCCTCACACGTGCCCGTGAACCAGGAATATGGCGATCGCGAAGCGTCGGTGAAGGATCCTTCCGGAAACTCCTGGTATATCGCCACCCATCAGGGGGCTCGCTATATTCCGGAGGGGTTGCATAGCATCACGCCTTACCTGCACCCTCGCGGAGCGGCAGCGATGATCGACTTCCTGAAGCAAGCGTTCGGAGCGGAAGAGGAAGCCCGCTATCAGAGTCCGGACGGCGTTATTCAGCATGCGAAAGTCAGAATTGGCGATTCCGTTATTGAGATGGGCGAGGCGCACGGGGAATATCAGCCCGTGCCAGCTACGCTGCATATGTATGTCCAGGATTGCGATGCCCTCTACGAACGCGCTCTGGGCGCAGGGGCCAAGTCGCTGATGGCGCCGAAGGACGAACCTTACGGAGATCGCGCCTCCGGAGTGGTGGATCCGTTCGGGAACCGCTGGTTCATTGCCACGCACATCAAGGATGTGCAGTTCTAG